A genomic stretch from Chaetodon auriga isolate fChaAug3 chromosome 17, fChaAug3.hap1, whole genome shotgun sequence includes:
- the ptp4a2b gene encoding protein tyrosine phosphatase type IVA 2 — protein MGRLANMNRPAAVEIAYECMRFLITHNPTNATLNKFTEELKKFHVNTLVRVCDATYDKAPVEKEGIQVVDWPFDDGAPPPTQIVDEWLKLLNTKFREEPGCCIAVHCVAGLGRAPVLVALALIESGMKYEDAVQFIRQKRRGAFNSKQLLYLEKYRPKMRLRFKDTNGHNCCVQ, from the exons ATGGG CCGTCTCGCCAACATGAACCGCCCCGCTGCAGTCGAGATTGCCTACGAGTGCATGAGGTTCCTCATCACCCACAACCCCACCAATGCCACGCTTAACAAATTCACCGAG GAGCTGAAGAAGTTTCACGTGAACACACTGGTGAGAGTTTGTGATGCCACCTATGATAAGGCTCCAGTAGAAAAGGAGGGGATACAGGTTGTG GACTGGCCCTTCGATGATGGTGCCCCTCCTCCCACTCAGATTGTGGACGAGTGGCTGAAGCTGCTCAACACCAAGTTTCGAGAGGAGCCTGGCTGCTGCATCGCTGTGCACTGTGTGGCAGGGCTTGGCCG AGCTCCAGTGTTGGTGGCCTTAGCCCTCATTGAGAGTGGGATGAAGTACGAGGATGCTGTGCAGTTCATAAGGCA GAAGAGACGTGGAGCCTTCAACTCCAAACAGCTTCTTTACCTCGAGAAATACAGACCCAAAATGCGTCTGCGGTTCAAGGATACCAACGGCCACAACTGCTGTGTGCAGTAG